A portion of the Mesobacillus sp. AQ2 genome contains these proteins:
- the holA gene encoding DNA polymerase III subunit delta, translating into MVLDIWKKISKKQVDSVYLLYGTEAFLINETKQLLVDNVLDEEEKDFNFSVYDLEETPIEAALEDAETFPFMGEKRLVILQNPMFLTSEKSKGKIEHNLAKLEDYLSQPAPYSIVVFSAPYEKLDERKKITKELKRKATVVEAKKLNEQEIKSWVKERAEMHGSVIENDAIELLLALAGTNLFMLTSEIDKLALYAGDNQPITKDIVDRLTARSLEQNIFTLVDKVVHRNVEAALRIYYDLLKQNEEPIKILAVITGQFRLIYQVKELARKGYGQQQIAGTLKIHPFRVKLAAGQAGAFSDEELTRIMKLLADADYQMKTGGMKKEMLIEMILFQIKGR; encoded by the coding sequence GTGGTATTGGACATTTGGAAAAAGATAAGCAAAAAACAGGTGGATTCTGTTTATTTATTGTATGGGACAGAAGCATTCCTAATAAATGAAACAAAACAGCTGCTGGTCGACAATGTTTTGGATGAAGAAGAAAAAGATTTCAATTTTTCGGTATACGATCTTGAGGAAACTCCCATCGAGGCAGCATTGGAAGACGCTGAAACCTTCCCGTTCATGGGAGAAAAGCGATTGGTCATCCTTCAGAATCCCATGTTTTTGACATCTGAAAAGTCAAAAGGAAAGATTGAACATAATCTCGCCAAACTGGAGGATTACCTTTCACAGCCTGCTCCCTACTCCATCGTCGTATTTTCTGCGCCATACGAAAAACTGGATGAACGCAAAAAAATAACCAAGGAGTTAAAGCGGAAAGCAACAGTAGTAGAAGCCAAAAAGCTGAATGAGCAGGAAATTAAATCCTGGGTAAAAGAGCGCGCTGAAATGCATGGGTCCGTCATAGAAAATGATGCGATTGAGCTATTGCTCGCACTTGCAGGGACGAACTTATTCATGCTCACTTCTGAAATTGATAAACTGGCTCTTTATGCGGGCGATAACCAGCCGATCACCAAGGACATTGTGGACCGTCTGACTGCAAGGTCTTTGGAACAAAATATTTTCACTCTGGTCGACAAGGTTGTCCACCGGAATGTAGAGGCTGCCTTGAGGATTTATTACGATCTTTTGAAGCAAAATGAGGAACCAATTAAAATCCTTGCGGTCATCACTGGCCAATTCAGGCTGATTTACCAGGTAAAGGAGCTTGCACGGAAAGGATATGGCCAACAGCAGATAGCCGGGACGCTGAAAATCCATCCTTTCAGGGTAAAACTTGCTGCAGGACAAGCAGGGGCATTTTCGGATGAAGAATTGACAAGGATCATGAAGCTTCTGGCAGACGCAGACTATCAAATGAAAACAGGCGGCATGAAAAAAGAAATGCTGATTGAAATGATCCTGTTCCAGATCAAAGGCAGGTAA
- a CDS encoding YqzM family protein translates to MNQFEENVQSNRNDAVDSGVGFIVSFGFFATMFIIATVVQLIGS, encoded by the coding sequence GTGAATCAATTCGAAGAGAATGTCCAAAGCAATCGCAATGACGCTGTTGACTCAGGTGTTGGATTCATCGTTTCTTTTGGATTCTTTGCAACAATGTTCATTATTGCGACAGTCGTGCAGTTAATCGGGAGTTAA
- a CDS encoding DNA internalization-related competence protein ComEC/Rec2, whose protein sequence is MKFIRIAPIRGQLLYFAAVSLLGLLTIKQNPLLYGALFLLTLFFLKEFKKLHASLLVLMSACYAVFMAAGYFDDFETVYTGSEKNFLVLFDDEIKVDGDLLYAYSRSLPADEKLIIKYRIKTIAEKEIIQNLLNPGTACSASGILSSPPPATNPNAFDYKKFLERDKISWILEADQLSLATCHKKSQSILTMLKGFRQKEVLRINQIFPDETSALAAALIFGERDFFNPETERSYQKIGIVHLLAISGLHVGLLTGMLYFISIRLGVTKEKTEMLLMAFLPLYTVMTGLAPPVIRASAMLLLLIGSKRYSVKMNPLDAISAAFMIMALLQPGIIYDTGFQLSYSVSFSLILSAPVIMKTFTSLAGQTAAASFIAQTSSLPIIISSFHEVSVISMLANLLFVPLFSFGLLPILLLTYISIFWASPPSFYLILLETLIHNVNLFAASLAELRISTLVIGKLEPILLILHILLIPIFFYMWEGFLIRKAKLPLWIFALPLIPLFMQILWPYMSPYGKIVFLDVGQGDSIFIRLPHNQGNYLIDTGGVIPFAKEDWQQGRSQYDPGKKIVVPFLKSEGIRSLDKLILTHGDADHIGGARALFEELKVKQLILPRVPDRSDLENRIIDVAHKEGTEIQEAEMGTTWSSGGGEFLIINPIRSPADRNDGSIVLLADLGGKKWLFTGDLGLEGERLMEQTIKGLDIDVLKVGHHGSKYSSSESFLEWTKPEYAIISVGKKNRYGHPGKEVLERLKEAGAVIYRTDEGGAITYKFKGNSGTFGMQLP, encoded by the coding sequence ATGAAGTTTATACGGATTGCACCCATCAGGGGACAGTTGCTTTACTTTGCCGCTGTCTCACTGCTGGGCTTGCTGACAATTAAACAGAATCCACTTCTGTACGGGGCGTTGTTTTTGCTCACCCTCTTCTTTCTAAAAGAATTTAAGAAACTCCATGCATCACTCCTGGTGCTTATGAGTGCCTGTTATGCTGTATTTATGGCTGCCGGGTACTTTGATGATTTTGAAACAGTGTATACGGGCAGCGAAAAGAACTTCCTTGTTTTATTTGATGATGAAATCAAGGTGGATGGTGATTTGCTTTATGCCTATAGCAGATCACTGCCGGCCGATGAAAAACTTATCATCAAATACAGAATCAAAACCATTGCTGAAAAAGAAATCATCCAGAATCTCCTCAATCCGGGAACAGCCTGTTCAGCCTCCGGAATCCTCTCAAGCCCGCCGCCTGCCACAAATCCAAATGCTTTTGACTACAAAAAATTCCTTGAACGAGACAAAATATCATGGATTCTTGAAGCCGACCAGCTATCTTTGGCTACCTGCCATAAAAAGTCGCAAAGTATCTTGACAATGCTTAAAGGCTTCAGGCAAAAAGAAGTGCTGAGAATCAATCAGATTTTCCCTGACGAGACCTCAGCGCTTGCGGCAGCACTGATTTTTGGCGAAAGAGATTTCTTTAATCCCGAAACAGAACGATCCTACCAGAAAATAGGCATTGTTCATTTATTGGCGATTTCAGGACTGCATGTAGGCCTGCTTACTGGAATGCTCTACTTCATTAGTATCCGGCTTGGGGTGACGAAGGAAAAAACGGAGATGCTGCTGATGGCCTTCCTGCCGTTGTATACGGTCATGACTGGACTCGCACCACCGGTCATCCGGGCTTCCGCTATGCTTCTTCTATTGATTGGTTCAAAGCGCTATTCGGTCAAGATGAATCCGCTAGATGCCATTTCAGCTGCATTTATGATCATGGCGTTATTACAGCCAGGCATCATTTATGACACAGGTTTTCAGCTCTCTTATAGTGTCAGTTTCTCATTGATCCTTTCGGCGCCGGTTATCATGAAAACCTTCACATCACTTGCCGGGCAAACTGCTGCAGCTTCTTTTATCGCCCAAACCTCCAGTCTCCCGATCATCATTTCGTCCTTCCATGAAGTCTCTGTCATATCCATGCTCGCCAATCTTCTTTTTGTCCCTCTTTTCTCATTTGGATTGCTTCCAATTTTGCTGTTAACCTATATTTCCATCTTTTGGGCTTCACCGCCTTCGTTTTATTTAATCCTTCTGGAAACGCTGATACACAATGTTAACCTTTTTGCAGCGAGCCTTGCTGAGCTTCGGATATCGACCCTCGTGATTGGTAAGCTGGAGCCGATCCTCCTGATATTGCATATCCTTTTGATTCCGATTTTCTTTTATATGTGGGAAGGATTTTTAATAAGGAAGGCCAAACTGCCATTATGGATTTTTGCGCTTCCTCTCATTCCTCTTTTCATGCAGATTTTATGGCCCTATATGAGCCCATATGGAAAAATCGTATTTCTGGATGTTGGCCAGGGCGACAGCATTTTCATCAGGCTTCCGCATAACCAGGGGAATTATCTTATTGATACTGGCGGTGTCATCCCTTTTGCAAAGGAAGATTGGCAGCAGGGAAGGAGCCAGTATGATCCAGGCAAAAAAATCGTCGTCCCATTTTTGAAAAGCGAAGGAATCAGAAGCCTGGATAAATTGATTTTGACACACGGGGATGCCGACCATATTGGAGGGGCCAGGGCGCTGTTCGAAGAGCTGAAGGTCAAACAGCTGATTCTCCCGCGTGTCCCTGATCGATCGGACTTGGAAAACAGGATAATTGATGTTGCACACAAGGAGGGAACAGAAATCCAAGAAGCTGAGATGGGCACAACGTGGAGTTCCGGTGGAGGGGAATTCCTGATAATCAATCCAATTCGATCTCCAGCAGACCGTAATGACGGGTCAATTGTATTGCTCGCTGATCTTGGCGGGAAAAAGTGGCTTTTCACTGGAGATCTTGGTTTGGAAGGGGAAAGGCTAATGGAGCAGACCATTAAGGGACTTGATATCGATGTGTTAAAGGTTGGCCATCACGGCAGCAAATATTCCAGTTCGGAAAGCTTTCTGGAATGGACAAAGCCGGAATACGCGATCATTTCTGTCGGGAAAAAGAACAGGTATGGCCATCCAGGGAAGGAAGTGCTTGAAAGGTTGAAGGAAGCTGGGGCGGTTATTTACAGGACAGATGAAGGTGGTGCCATCACTTACAAGTTCAAAGGCAATTCAGGAACCTTTGGCATGCAATTGCCATAG
- a CDS encoding cytidine/deoxycytidylate deaminase family protein encodes MERKSWDDYFLDIAEEVGTRSTCPRLHVGCVIVKDKHIVSTGYNGSIHGHDHCEDAGCLINEQGRCIRTLHAEENAVLHADRGLLKGATAFVTHEPCEKCSKTLAQSGIARIVYKSAYPNKYNDLFLRDVEVVHLP; translated from the coding sequence ATGGAACGAAAGAGTTGGGATGATTATTTTTTGGATATCGCCGAAGAAGTAGGCACGCGTTCTACCTGCCCAAGGCTGCATGTCGGGTGTGTCATTGTCAAGGACAAGCATATCGTTTCGACCGGATACAATGGATCAATCCACGGTCATGACCATTGTGAGGATGCCGGCTGCCTGATTAATGAGCAGGGTCGCTGCATCAGGACTTTGCACGCGGAGGAAAATGCGGTCCTCCATGCGGATAGAGGACTATTAAAAGGAGCAACGGCGTTCGTCACCCATGAGCCATGCGAAAAGTGCTCCAAGACCCTTGCACAATCAGGAATTGCCCGTATTGTTTATAAATCTGCGTATCCTAACAAATACAATGATCTCTTTTTAAGGGATGTAGAGGTTGTACATTTGCCATAA
- a CDS encoding helix-hairpin-helix domain-containing protein, whose protein sequence is MEWIKENKIFVIAGIAALLFFLYSSFDEGDELTEENAVAMVTELEPEKEAEVEEKEIIMMAEIKGAVVHPGVYEVKEGGRVIDLIEVAGGLEKEADAAAINFAMYVQDEMSIYVPRIGEEVPSSLPVQNEGEAAKGKLDLNTAQSADLQTLPGIGPAKAEAIIEYRETNGPFKAIEDLKEISGIGEKTFEKLKDLISVK, encoded by the coding sequence TTGGAATGGATCAAGGAAAACAAAATCTTTGTAATTGCAGGAATTGCGGCTTTGTTATTTTTTCTTTATTCATCATTCGATGAAGGGGATGAACTCACCGAGGAAAATGCCGTGGCGATGGTTACAGAACTGGAACCTGAGAAAGAGGCGGAAGTCGAGGAAAAAGAAATCATCATGATGGCAGAGATAAAAGGAGCTGTTGTTCATCCCGGTGTATATGAGGTAAAAGAGGGAGGGAGGGTGATCGACCTGATTGAGGTGGCTGGAGGGCTTGAAAAAGAGGCTGACGCGGCCGCGATTAATTTTGCCATGTATGTCCAGGATGAAATGTCAATTTATGTGCCGCGCATCGGAGAAGAAGTTCCTTCATCTTTGCCGGTACAGAATGAGGGTGAGGCGGCAAAGGGAAAGCTGGATTTAAATACTGCCCAATCAGCCGACCTCCAGACCTTGCCAGGAATCGGTCCGGCCAAGGCTGAAGCAATCATTGAGTACCGCGAAACGAACGGGCCGTTTAAAGCAATCGAGGATTTAAAAGAAATCAGCGGGATTGGGGAAAAAACTTTTGAAAAGTTAAAGGACTTGATTTCGGTTAAATAG
- the comER gene encoding late competence protein ComER yields MKIGIIGTGNMGRILAEALIDGNAVSPSSMMITNRTLSKALETQKIYPGLAIGKNAIEVAEKADAIFVCVKPHNVLGVLETINPVLTKNKCVISITSPISVEQIESKVDCSVMRIIPSITSRALAGVSLFSFGTRCTTEWREAMFTLFKKVSVPLVIEENITRVASDIVSCGPAFFSHLVQSFINGAVKETEIDQETATKLASEMLIGLGELLSQNHYTLQTLQEKVCVKGGITGEGIKVLDRETGDMFEKLFQATHKKYATELESIKEQFGP; encoded by the coding sequence ATGAAAATAGGGATAATAGGCACAGGGAATATGGGGAGAATTCTCGCCGAAGCTCTCATTGATGGGAATGCCGTTTCCCCTTCTTCAATGATGATTACGAATAGGACCTTATCAAAAGCTTTAGAGACTCAAAAAATATATCCAGGCTTAGCCATTGGAAAGAATGCGATAGAAGTAGCTGAAAAAGCCGATGCCATTTTCGTATGCGTGAAGCCTCATAATGTATTGGGAGTCCTTGAAACCATCAATCCTGTGCTTACGAAGAATAAATGTGTAATCTCCATTACAAGCCCAATCAGTGTGGAACAAATTGAAAGCAAAGTGGATTGTTCAGTCATGAGGATCATTCCAAGCATTACAAGCAGAGCACTTGCCGGGGTATCGCTTTTCTCGTTTGGCACCCGATGCACAACGGAATGGCGGGAAGCTATGTTTACTCTTTTTAAAAAGGTATCTGTCCCGCTGGTAATAGAGGAGAACATTACAAGAGTAGCATCAGATATTGTCAGCTGCGGTCCAGCTTTCTTCAGTCACCTTGTCCAGAGCTTTATCAATGGTGCTGTCAAAGAAACGGAGATTGATCAGGAAACCGCCACCAAACTAGCAAGCGAAATGTTAATTGGTTTAGGGGAACTATTGAGTCAAAATCATTATACATTACAGACTTTGCAGGAAAAGGTTTGCGTGAAAGGCGGAATAACTGGAGAAGGAATTAAGGTACTGGATCGTGAAACAGGAGATATGTTTGAAAAGCTGTTCCAGGCAACACATAAAAAATACGCAACAGAATTAGAAAGCATTAAGGAACAATTCGGTCCTTAA
- a CDS encoding class I SAM-dependent methyltransferase: MSYERFAYLYDELMQDVPYDEWVKIVEAYKEKYQVNGMKLLDLACGTGELSVRFAQKGYDVTGADLSGDMLSVAQMKAQAQSMPIQFFQQDMTELEELGEFDIIGIFCDSLNYLKDEHAVKKTFEGVYRLLKKGGLFIFDVHSVYKMRDIFADATFTWDDEEITYIWNSFKGDDPHSVEHELTFFVLDERTGKYDRVDEVHYQRTYPEAIYVELLKQAGFENIEITGDYSLKAPDSTTERLFFAMIKS, from the coding sequence GTGTCCTACGAAAGATTCGCTTATTTGTATGATGAGCTCATGCAGGACGTTCCCTATGATGAATGGGTCAAAATCGTCGAAGCGTACAAAGAGAAATATCAAGTGAATGGAATGAAGCTTCTCGACCTCGCATGCGGCACCGGGGAGCTTTCTGTCAGATTTGCGCAAAAAGGCTATGATGTTACTGGCGCGGACCTGTCTGGCGATATGCTTTCGGTAGCCCAGATGAAGGCCCAGGCACAATCTATGCCTATCCAATTCTTCCAGCAGGACATGACAGAACTAGAGGAATTAGGTGAGTTTGATATCATCGGCATCTTTTGCGATTCCCTGAATTATTTGAAGGATGAACATGCAGTAAAGAAGACCTTTGAAGGCGTATACCGTCTTTTGAAAAAGGGCGGCTTGTTCATTTTTGATGTCCATTCCGTTTATAAGATGCGCGATATTTTTGCGGATGCTACATTCACATGGGATGACGAAGAGATCACCTATATCTGGAACAGCTTCAAGGGAGACGACCCGCATAGCGTTGAACATGAACTGACTTTTTTTGTACTCGATGAAAGAACCGGAAAATATGATCGTGTTGATGAAGTGCATTACCAGCGTACATATCCGGAAGCAATATATGTAGAATTGCTGAAGCAGGCAGGCTTTGAGAATATCGAAATCACCGGTGATTATTCACTTAAGGCTCCTGACTCAACAACTGAGCGATTATTTTTTGCTATGATCAAGTCATAA
- the rsfS gene encoding ribosome silencing factor, whose amino-acid sequence MNDRQLLMTAVKAADDKRAEDIMVLNMKGISLIADYFIICHGNSDKQVQAIAREIREKAEEQGYGLKRMEGFDEARWVLIDIGDVVVHVFHKEERSYYNLERLWGDAPIENVQSELN is encoded by the coding sequence ATGAACGATCGACAACTATTGATGACAGCTGTAAAAGCAGCAGACGATAAAAGGGCAGAAGATATTATGGTATTGAATATGAAAGGCATCTCGCTGATTGCCGACTATTTCATTATCTGCCATGGTAACTCGGACAAACAAGTGCAGGCAATTGCACGTGAAATCAGGGAAAAAGCAGAAGAACAGGGATATGGTCTGAAAAGGATGGAAGGGTTCGATGAAGCAAGATGGGTCCTGATTGATATTGGCGATGTGGTTGTCCATGTCTTCCATAAAGAAGAAAGAAGCTACTATAATTTGGAACGTCTCTGGGGAGACGCACCAATCGAGAATGTTCAAAGTGAGCTGAATTAA
- the yqeK gene encoding bis(5'-nucleosyl)-tetraphosphatase (symmetrical) YqeK, translating to MDREQALEIVKPQLTEHRYVHTIGVMETAIRLAEKYGADWKKAELAAIFHDYAKFRPKEEMRQIIVDQKMPAILLEFNSELWHAPVGAFLAEKEAGIKDGEILDAIRFHTSGRVGMTLLDKIIYLADYIEPGRHFPGVGEVRDLAEKDLDIALIQSMKNTILFLMKKNQQVFPDTFNAYNSIVKNSGG from the coding sequence ATGGATCGTGAACAAGCACTTGAGATTGTGAAGCCGCAGCTGACTGAACATCGATATGTGCATACTATTGGAGTGATGGAGACTGCCATCAGGCTGGCAGAAAAATACGGCGCAGACTGGAAAAAAGCAGAACTGGCCGCCATTTTCCATGATTATGCCAAATTCAGGCCAAAAGAGGAAATGAGGCAGATTATCGTTGACCAAAAAATGCCGGCCATCCTGCTTGAGTTCAACAGTGAGCTTTGGCATGCCCCTGTAGGAGCCTTTCTTGCCGAAAAAGAAGCAGGCATAAAAGACGGGGAAATCCTTGATGCCATCCGATTCCATACGTCAGGCAGGGTAGGCATGACCCTCCTTGATAAAATCATTTATCTGGCTGATTATATTGAGCCGGGCCGGCATTTTCCCGGGGTCGGTGAGGTAAGGGATTTGGCAGAGAAAGATTTGGACATTGCGCTGATCCAGTCAATGAAAAATACCATCCTATTTTTGATGAAAAAAAACCAGCAGGTTTTTCCAGATACATTTAACGCATATAACAGCATTGTAAAAAACTCAGGAGGGTGA
- a CDS encoding nicotinate-nucleotide adenylyltransferase, translating into MMKVGILGGTFNPPHTGHLVIANEVLHAYGLDEVWFMPNQVPPHKTVNMPISNSDRLEMLELAIADNQKFRVEKAELERSGPSYTYETMKILKAKNKEIDFYFIIGGDMVEYLPKWHKIDELLEMVKFVGVSRPSYTTETEYDILYAETPQMDISSSMIRERVRDGISIRYLLPESVRLYIEENGLYGS; encoded by the coding sequence TTGATGAAGGTTGGCATATTGGGCGGAACCTTCAATCCGCCGCACACCGGACATTTGGTCATTGCGAATGAAGTACTGCATGCTTATGGGCTGGATGAAGTTTGGTTCATGCCCAATCAGGTTCCGCCGCATAAAACAGTCAACATGCCTATCAGCAATTCAGACAGGCTTGAAATGCTCGAGCTTGCTATTGCCGACAACCAGAAATTCCGGGTGGAAAAAGCAGAACTCGAGAGAAGTGGTCCTTCTTACACGTATGAAACGATGAAAATATTAAAAGCTAAGAATAAAGAAATTGATTTTTATTTCATTATTGGCGGCGACATGGTTGAGTACTTGCCAAAATGGCATAAAATAGATGAGCTGCTGGAGATGGTGAAGTTCGTGGGGGTCAGCAGGCCGTCGTACACGACGGAAACGGAATATGATATTCTGTATGCAGAAACGCCACAGATGGACATCTCTTCTAGCATGATCAGAGAGAGAGTAAGGGACGGTATAAGCATTCGCTATCTGCTGCCCGAATCTGTCAGGCTTTATATAGAGGAGAATGGTTTATATGGATCGTGA
- the yhbY gene encoding ribosome assembly RNA-binding protein YhbY: MLTGKQKRFLRSKAHHLTPIFQVGKGGVNENMIKQIADVLEARELIKVSILQNCDEDRDTVGEQLSRGAKAELVQVIGNTIVLYKESRENKQIVLPR, translated from the coding sequence ATGTTAACAGGTAAGCAAAAACGTTTTTTAAGGTCAAAAGCCCATCATCTGACTCCGATTTTTCAAGTCGGCAAAGGTGGGGTAAATGAAAATATGATCAAGCAAATCGCGGATGTGCTTGAAGCAAGAGAGTTAATCAAGGTAAGCATCCTCCAGAACTGTGATGAGGACAGGGATACTGTTGGAGAGCAGCTTTCACGCGGAGCAAAAGCGGAGCTTGTCCAGGTCATCGGGAATACAATTGTTTTGTATAAAGAATCACGCGAGAATAAGCAAATCGTTCTTCCAAGATAA
- the aroE gene encoding shikimate dehydrogenase translates to MKKLFGVIGDPIGHSMSPAMHNDLFDFYGIDAVYLPFHVTKENLEAAVKGFKALGVSGFNVTIPHKTDIMAYLDQIDPLAEAIGAVNTVKNEHGILTGYNTDGPGFVKGLESMDADPGSRSALIIGAGGASRAIYFSMAQAGIQRIDLYNRTAGKAEELVSSCPFKVRSKVLDRKTAEKSLHEYQLIIQTTSIGMSPDLEGLPLSPENISRDAIVSDIIYNPLQTKFLEEASKKGAEIQNGVGMFVLQGALAFEKWTGIFPDTERMRANVLRNLGG, encoded by the coding sequence ATGAAAAAATTGTTCGGCGTCATCGGTGATCCAATTGGCCATTCCATGTCTCCTGCCATGCATAATGATCTCTTTGATTTTTATGGAATCGATGCAGTCTATCTTCCCTTTCATGTCACCAAGGAAAATCTTGAGGCAGCAGTAAAAGGGTTCAAAGCATTGGGTGTTAGTGGCTTCAATGTGACAATCCCGCATAAAACTGATATCATGGCCTATCTCGATCAAATCGATCCTTTGGCAGAAGCGATCGGAGCCGTCAATACGGTCAAAAATGAACATGGCATTTTAACAGGCTACAATACAGATGGACCCGGCTTCGTCAAAGGACTTGAATCAATGGATGCTGATCCTGGTTCAAGGTCAGCTTTGATTATTGGAGCAGGTGGTGCTTCAAGAGCGATTTACTTCTCAATGGCCCAGGCAGGAATTCAGCGGATTGACCTGTATAACCGGACAGCCGGGAAGGCTGAGGAATTAGTCAGCTCCTGTCCCTTCAAGGTCCGTTCAAAGGTCCTTGACAGAAAAACAGCTGAAAAGTCACTGCATGAATATCAGTTGATCATCCAGACCACTTCCATTGGAATGTCACCTGACCTAGAAGGTTTGCCGCTTTCACCTGAGAATATTTCCAGGGATGCAATCGTCAGTGATATCATATATAATCCTCTGCAAACAAAATTTTTGGAGGAAGCGTCTAAAAAAGGAGCCGAAATCCAGAATGGCGTCGGGATGTTCGTTTTGCAGGGGGCACTTGCTTTCGAAAAATGGACCGGGATTTTTCCGGACACCGAGAGAATGAGAGCCAATGTTTTAAGAAATTTAGGAGGTTAA
- the yqeH gene encoding ribosome biogenesis GTPase YqeH, translated as MSEQLICTGCGVKIQTENPEELGYAPASSLEKEAIVCQRCFRLKNYNEIQDVSLTDDDFLKILNELGSRDALIVKIVDIFDFNGSWLPGIQRFAGKNPVLLIGNKADLVPKSVKQRKLIDWMKKESRELGLNPIDVFLVSAAKGYNIREAAAAIDEYRNGKDVYIVGCTNVGKSTFINRIIKEVTGEGDIITTSHFPGTTLDMIEIPLEDGKAIVDTPGIINHHQMAHYVDKRDLKYITPKKEIKPKVYQLNEQQTLFFGGLARFDYLAGGRRSFSCYVPNEINIHRTKLENADELYKNHAGELLTPPRPEQMDEFPELVRHEFTIKEAKTDVVFSGLGWVTVNDAGAKIAAYVPKGVHVMLRRSLI; from the coding sequence TTGAGTGAACAATTAATCTGTACAGGCTGTGGTGTGAAAATCCAAACTGAAAATCCTGAAGAACTGGGGTATGCCCCTGCTTCTTCCTTGGAAAAAGAGGCTATCGTCTGCCAGAGATGTTTCCGCCTTAAAAACTATAACGAAATCCAGGATGTAAGTCTCACCGATGATGACTTCTTGAAAATATTGAATGAACTAGGGAGCAGGGATGCCCTGATTGTAAAAATCGTCGATATTTTCGACTTTAACGGCAGCTGGCTTCCCGGGATCCAGAGATTCGCTGGAAAGAATCCGGTATTATTGATTGGCAACAAGGCTGATCTTGTGCCTAAATCGGTCAAGCAGCGCAAGCTGATTGACTGGATGAAGAAAGAATCCCGGGAACTTGGGCTCAATCCGATCGATGTCTTTCTTGTAAGTGCGGCAAAAGGGTATAACATCAGAGAAGCTGCGGCGGCAATAGATGAATACCGGAATGGCAAGGATGTTTATATTGTTGGCTGCACAAATGTAGGGAAATCTACTTTTATTAATCGAATCATTAAGGAAGTGACAGGCGAAGGAGACATCATCACCACTTCACATTTTCCGGGAACAACCCTTGATATGATCGAAATCCCGCTAGAGGACGGCAAAGCGATCGTCGATACTCCGGGAATCATCAACCATCACCAGATGGCTCATTATGTGGATAAGCGTGATTTGAAGTACATTACGCCTAAAAAAGAGATCAAGCCAAAGGTTTACCAGCTGAACGAACAGCAGACATTATTTTTCGGCGGCCTGGCACGGTTCGATTATCTGGCAGGAGGCAGAAGGTCTTTTTCCTGCTATGTACCGAATGAAATCAATATCCATCGTACAAAGCTGGAAAATGCGGATGAGCTGTATAAGAACCATGCGGGTGAATTGCTGACCCCGCCTCGGCCTGAGCAAATGGATGAATTCCCTGAACTTGTCCGACATGAGTTCACGATTAAGGAAGCCAAAACAGATGTCGTTTTTTCAGGGCTTGGCTGGGTGACAGTCAATGATGCGGGCGCAAAAATTGCAGCATATGTTCCGAAAGGGGTTCATGTGATGCTGAGAAGGTCTCTGATTTAA
- a CDS encoding YqeG family HAD IIIA-type phosphatase, giving the protein MLKHFLPDQHVKNIFEIEPDSLKEKGVKGIITDLDNTLVEWDRPTATPKLIEWFDNMRRNEILITIVSNNNEKRVKAFSDPLQIPFIFQARKPMTKAFNKALKQMGLRKEETVVIGDQLLTDVLGGNRSGFHTILVVPVAQTDGFVTRFNRKVERRILNWFKKKGKLNWED; this is encoded by the coding sequence TTGCTAAAGCATTTTTTGCCTGACCAGCATGTGAAAAATATATTTGAAATCGAGCCGGATAGCCTGAAGGAAAAAGGCGTCAAGGGAATCATAACGGATTTGGACAATACCCTCGTAGAATGGGATCGGCCGACTGCGACCCCGAAGCTGATCGAGTGGTTTGATAATATGAGAAGAAATGAAATACTCATAACGATTGTTTCAAATAATAATGAGAAAAGAGTCAAGGCATTCTCTGATCCGCTTCAAATCCCTTTTATATTTCAAGCGAGGAAGCCAATGACCAAGGCGTTCAATAAAGCTTTGAAGCAGATGGGCTTGCGTAAAGAAGAAACAGTCGTGATTGGCGACCAGCTGCTGACAGATGTCCTTGGCGGCAATAGAAGCGGATTCCACACGATTCTCGTTGTACCGGTTGCCCAGACAGATGGGTTTGTGACCCGATTCAACAGGAAAGTGGAAAGAAGGATTTTAAATTGGTTCAAGAAGAAAGGAAAGCTGAATTGGGAGGACTAG